From the genome of Eucalyptus grandis isolate ANBG69807.140 chromosome 2, ASM1654582v1, whole genome shotgun sequence, one region includes:
- the LOC104425728 gene encoding uncharacterized protein LOC104425728 — protein sequence MAAQDDYPLVENLIDWVDSVDSDPTYKESILRSALYDAARRGSIKMVKALVNKAGSEYNILPNALSYAISNAPMQKEVIWHLARKTTSAPDFNTMSYLILAGHLDIGLFLARKYPEEVTSKDNINRSLLGDLAKMKSYFRSGDRLNFWEKCIYQCIPLCLVDTSFDNPEDTKMARAYKWFKTSLWNHATKPVPFIKRIGESKLRHKCSLEFAEELVLKNQNMKPKEIVKFLLTSKIILDSASHGTHEIVKLCLDNYPELMWDNDFPKELMREVVKGRQVELFRLVNAYNIIPKLSDDIFTNRELMEAVVEWSPRCVSADVPGAAFLLQKELQWFKALEDRSHPSFKTLKFKVLEDRDPSFRSLKLEETKEREGKTYWEIFVEQRQDLLKEAGEWMKNTSSSCSLIATLIITVTITALLTVPGGYNNSTGIPIFLKKDSFMIFALADTLALFSSVTATLMFLAIVTPCYTFEDILHSLPRKMIMGIFSLFLSLAFTLVAFSSALTIILSERFKWIYMPMTSLAAIPICFFLYIQSPLYLKMVKSIYWPRLYHTLMPRKKRGCGFFNFSPKFFRTKAS from the exons ATGGCCGCACAAGATGACTATCCATTGGTCGAGAATCTCATCGACTGGGTCGACTCGGTCGACTCTGATCCAACATACAAAGAATCCATTTTGAGGAGTGCCCTCTACGACGCTGCCCGAAGAGGAAGCATAAAGATGGTAAAGGCACTAGTAAACAAAGCTGGTTCCGAATATAATATTTTACCCAATGCCCTGTCGTATGCCATTTCAAATGCTCCTATGCAAAAGGAGGTCATCTGGCACCTCGCCAGAAAAACGACATCCGCCCCAGATTTTAACACCATGAGCTACCTTATTCTAGCCGGTCATTTGG ACATAGGCTTGTTTTTAGCTCGCAAATACCCTGAAGAAGTGACATCCAAAGATAACATAAACCGTAGCTTGTTGGGAGACTTGGCGAAGATGAAGTCTTACTTCCGTAGTGGAGATAGactcaatttttgggaaaaatgtaTTTACCAAT GTATCCCTCTATGTCTGGTCGATACATCATTTGACAACCCCGAAGATACAAAGATGGCTCGAG CATATAAGTGGTTCAAGACATCACTCTGGAATCATGCCACTAAACCAG TACCTTTCATCAAAAGGATTGGAGAATCAAAGTTGAGACACAAATGCTCACTAGAGTTTGCAGAAGAACTTGTTCTGAAGAATCAAAATATGAAACCCAAGGAAATAGTCAAGTTTTTATTGACTTCAAAAATTATCCTTGACTCTGCATCTCATGGAACCCatgaaattgtcaaattatGTCTTGACAATTATCCAGAGTTAATGTGGGACAACGATTTCCCAAAAGAATTGATGAGAGAAGTTGTGAAGGGACGACAAGTTGAGTTATTTAGACTAGTGAACGCATACAACATAATTCCAAAACTGAGTGATGACATTTTTACGAACCGCGAACTGATGGAGGCAGTAGTAGAATGGTCACCAAGATGTGTATCAGCAGATGTTCCTGGAGCagcttttcttttgcagaaGGAACTTCAGTGGTTCAAG GCACTGGAAGATAGGAGTCATCCTTCCTTTAAAACTCTGAAATTTAAG GTACTGGAAGATAGGGATCCTTCTTTTAGAAGTCTGAAATTGGAAGAAACGAaagaaagggaagggaaaaCATACTGGGAAATTTTTGTAGAGCAGCGTCAAGATTTGCTTAAAGAGGCAGGAGAGTGGATGAAGAATACATCATCATCTTGTAGCCTCATTGCAACTCTCATTATTACAGTAACAATCACTGCACTTCTTACAGTTCCTGGGGGCTACAACAACAGTACGGGGATCCCAATTTTTCTAAAGAAGGACTCATTCATGATATTCGCATTGGCAGACACTCTCGCTCTCTTCTCCTCTGTTACAGCCACTCTGATGTTCTTGGCCATTGTTACTCCATGCTACACATTCGAAGATATTCTCCACTCGCTTCCAAGAAAGATGATAATGGgcatcttttctctcttcctctctttggcCTTTACGTTGGTGGCGTTCAGCTCTGCTCTTACGATCATCCTCAGCGAAAGATTTAAATGGATTTACATGCCAATGACCTCGCTGGCTGCCATCcctatttgttttttcttataCATACAGTCTCCCTTGTACTTAAAAATGGTCAAATCCATCTATTGGCCTCGCCTCTACCATACACTGATGCCTAGGAAGAAAAGAGGGTGCGGCTTCTTCAATTTCAGTCCAAAATTCTTTCGGACCAAAGCGTCATGA